In Mycolicibacterium alvei, a single window of DNA contains:
- the hypE gene encoding hydrogenase expression/formation protein HypE produces the protein MSTSTAAQREDRVLERIEKFRQRRPRLIDDVVTLAHGAGGKSSAALVDAVFVEAFRNPELEQLGDAALLRTPSGDTLAFSTDSYVVAPHRFPGGSIGHVAVHGTINDLAVSGAHPQWLSAGFVIEEGFAIAELREIVADMSEAAARAGVQIVTGDTKVVGKGAADGMYICTAGVGIVPAGRRLSRDNVRTGDRVLLSGTIGDHGMAVMLARGDLAIDADIVSDTAPLHELVEILLAAAPSTRWMRDATRGGVGTVCNELAKDSPFAVILDEASIPVEPQVAGACDLLGIDPLYVANEGKFLAIVPADEADAAVTALHAHPQGARATVVGEIVAEPPGIVALRTAFGGSRIVDMLVGDPLPRIC, from the coding sequence ATGAGTACCTCGACCGCGGCTCAACGCGAGGACCGCGTACTGGAGCGGATCGAGAAGTTCCGGCAGCGGCGCCCACGCCTGATCGACGACGTCGTGACTCTCGCGCACGGCGCCGGCGGGAAATCCTCAGCGGCACTGGTCGATGCGGTCTTCGTCGAGGCCTTCCGCAACCCCGAGCTCGAACAGCTCGGGGACGCCGCCCTGCTGCGTACCCCGTCCGGTGACACGCTGGCGTTCTCCACCGATTCGTATGTGGTTGCGCCCCATCGCTTCCCAGGCGGTTCCATCGGGCACGTCGCAGTCCACGGAACCATCAACGACCTGGCGGTCTCGGGCGCCCACCCGCAATGGCTCTCGGCGGGCTTCGTCATCGAGGAGGGCTTCGCCATCGCCGAGCTGCGCGAGATCGTCGCCGACATGAGCGAGGCCGCCGCGCGGGCCGGAGTCCAGATCGTCACGGGCGACACGAAAGTCGTCGGCAAGGGCGCAGCCGATGGCATGTACATCTGTACCGCCGGCGTCGGCATCGTGCCGGCGGGCAGGCGGTTGTCGCGGGATAACGTCCGCACCGGGGACCGGGTCCTGCTCTCGGGCACGATCGGCGACCACGGCATGGCGGTCATGCTGGCCCGCGGTGACCTGGCCATCGATGCCGACATCGTCTCCGACACCGCGCCTCTGCACGAACTGGTCGAGATCCTGCTGGCCGCCGCACCATCCACCCGCTGGATGCGTGACGCCACCCGCGGAGGTGTCGGCACGGTGTGCAACGAACTGGCCAAGGACTCACCGTTCGCGGTGATTCTCGACGAGGCAAGCATTCCCGTCGAGCCACAGGTTGCGGGTGCCTGCGACCTACTGGGCATCGACCCGCTGTACGTCGCAAACGAAGGCAAATTCCTCGCGATCGTCCCGGCCGACGAGGCCGACGCCGCGGTCACCGCGCTGCACGCGCACCCGCAGGGCGCCCGGGCCACGGTGGTCGGCGAAATCGTCGCGGAGCCGCCCGGAATCGTCGCGCTGCGGACCGCCTTCGGCGGCAGCCGGATCGTCGACATGCTCGTGGGCGATCCGCTCCCCCGGATCTGTTAG
- a CDS encoding HypC/HybG/HupF family hydrogenase formation chaperone, which yields MCLGIPGQVVDIVDAEAHLAKVDVNGVRRVISVRLLADDNLQVGDWVLVHVGFAMAKIDEREATLTLDQVQKMGADYTTEIDAFNSSEIA from the coding sequence ATGTGTCTGGGCATTCCCGGCCAGGTCGTCGACATCGTCGACGCCGAGGCCCACCTCGCCAAGGTCGATGTCAACGGGGTACGCCGGGTCATCAGCGTGCGTCTGCTCGCCGACGACAACCTGCAGGTCGGTGACTGGGTACTGGTGCACGTCGGGTTCGCGATGGCCAAGATCGACGAACGCGAGGCGACGCTGACGCTCGATCAGGTCCAGAAAATGGGTGCCGACTACACGACGGAGATCGACGCCTTCAATTCCTCCGAAATCGCCTGA